The following proteins come from a genomic window of Lachnoclostridium phytofermentans ISDg:
- a CDS encoding carbohydrate ABC transporter permease: protein MEAKLQTRSLNKKVEKHKITDKIASFLIHLFLVLVALTCVLPFLHVFAKSVSNEAYVIANKVLLLPKEFTITAYKKVFADSSILRSFYVSVVVTILFTMLGILITLCAAYPLSRKGLKGRSFFTFVFLFTMYFSAGIIPEYLLINNLGLLDTWAVLILPLAFSPYNFLIMKTSLQSTIPDSLIESAHLDGATQFQILGKIVVPLSKPILATLSLFYAVGRWNAYQDALFYVKQNVSLRPLQLKMYYLVVSATESLQAASEGGAQITNPEVLKAACIMFATIPIICIYPFVQKFFVQGTMIGSVKG, encoded by the coding sequence ATGGAAGCAAAATTACAAACAAGAAGTTTAAATAAAAAAGTAGAAAAACATAAAATAACTGACAAAATAGCATCATTTTTAATCCACCTTTTTTTAGTATTAGTTGCACTTACTTGTGTATTACCATTTCTACATGTTTTTGCAAAATCCGTAAGTAATGAAGCTTATGTTATTGCTAATAAGGTATTATTACTCCCGAAAGAATTTACGATAACAGCGTACAAGAAGGTATTTGCAGATTCTAGTATACTAAGATCCTTCTATGTATCCGTAGTAGTAACCATACTATTTACGATGCTTGGTATTTTAATAACCTTATGCGCTGCATATCCATTATCAAGAAAAGGCTTAAAGGGTCGTTCCTTCTTTACTTTCGTTTTTTTGTTTACGATGTATTTTTCCGCAGGTATTATTCCTGAGTATTTATTGATCAATAACTTAGGACTTTTAGATACTTGGGCGGTGTTAATTTTACCATTAGCATTCAGTCCATATAACTTTCTAATTATGAAGACATCCTTACAAAGTACGATACCGGATAGCTTAATTGAATCAGCTCATTTGGATGGAGCAACACAATTTCAGATTCTTGGAAAGATTGTTGTGCCTTTATCCAAACCGATTCTTGCAACTTTATCTTTATTCTACGCAGTAGGTCGTTGGAATGCATATCAAGATGCATTGTTCTATGTAAAACAGAATGTATCCTTAAGACCTCTACAATTAAAAATGTATTACTTAGTAGTTTCAGCCACGGAGTCTTTACAGGCAGCATCAGAAGGCGGGGCTCAGATAACAAATCCAGAAGTTTTAAAAGCAGCATGTATTATGTTTGCAACGATACCAATCATCTGTATTTATCCTTTCGTACAGAAGTTCTTTGTTCAAGGAACTATGATTGGTTCAGTAAAAGGTTGA
- a CDS encoding type 2 periplasmic-binding domain-containing protein, with translation MRKSIKKAAALALTLAMSTAVLAGCGSKDKSTGTKNDPTTAPTKAADNNQGSTDPTKAPESAFKDYSNGFEKNVTIQIPVYDRAFEGWNPTNNYYTQWVQKEFGEKYNVTVEFVAIGRSTEVTDYTQMLAAGTAPDIIFHYDMPQAIAYYDEGAMQELNYDEIANYAPTYYKNLGATIDSYGTINGEKVFFFANRPTAYNWVTLVRQDWIDKVGKTMPTNLTELNELYAAWRDAGLGNGGGTLLQNNFIYDYFFRSWPIDADERALYSDLSVAALPWEPTHKFLKNLNYQYNNNLIDKEFYLNTDDAATKADFVSGNSGVYSFYISSSTDVLTSLLANNPDAKVSLLPIAANVSEGGVPQQRGYWPFGMIMGINSTTTAEERIAIWMYLEWLSQPDNLFFFQNGVEGQNYTFNEEGLAVKTPDFAGESKLSNNNNKDYWCLVVESAQYSNQDLNYKANIANWAPAGYEYIIEDAYKDYIANLEYMTPDAIFLDTIQSVAEFKSDLNDLFKELYVKCTMAPEADFENVYKKACEDYLAAGYQTILDEKQAAITSGGYN, from the coding sequence ATGAGAAAGTCAATTAAAAAAGCAGCAGCACTCGCTTTAACACTTGCTATGTCTACAGCAGTGTTAGCAGGTTGCGGCAGCAAAGACAAATCAACTGGAACCAAGAATGACCCTACTACAGCGCCTACAAAGGCAGCTGATAATAATCAGGGGTCTACAGATCCAACTAAAGCTCCAGAAAGCGCTTTTAAGGATTACTCTAACGGATTCGAAAAAAATGTAACCATTCAAATTCCTGTTTATGACAGAGCATTTGAAGGTTGGAATCCAACAAACAACTACTATACTCAGTGGGTACAAAAAGAATTTGGTGAGAAGTATAATGTCACAGTTGAATTTGTAGCTATTGGTAGATCAACAGAGGTAACTGACTATACACAAATGTTAGCTGCTGGTACAGCACCTGATATCATTTTCCATTATGATATGCCACAGGCAATTGCATACTACGATGAAGGTGCTATGCAAGAATTAAACTACGATGAAATTGCTAACTATGCTCCTACATACTATAAGAACCTTGGTGCTACTATTGATTCTTATGGTACGATTAACGGTGAGAAGGTATTCTTCTTTGCTAACAGACCAACTGCTTATAACTGGGTTACTTTAGTAAGACAAGACTGGATCGACAAAGTTGGTAAGACTATGCCTACTAACTTAACTGAATTAAATGAATTATATGCTGCTTGGAGAGATGCAGGTCTTGGAAATGGTGGTGGTACTTTACTTCAGAATAACTTCATTTATGATTATTTCTTCCGTTCCTGGCCAATCGATGCAGACGAGAGAGCATTATATTCCGATCTTTCTGTTGCTGCATTACCATGGGAACCGACACATAAGTTTTTAAAGAACTTAAACTATCAGTATAACAACAACTTAATTGATAAAGAGTTCTACTTAAATACAGATGATGCTGCTACAAAGGCAGACTTCGTATCTGGTAACAGCGGTGTATATAGTTTCTATATCTCAAGCTCTACTGATGTTTTAACTTCACTTTTAGCAAACAATCCAGATGCTAAGGTTTCCTTACTTCCAATTGCTGCTAACGTTTCAGAGGGTGGCGTTCCACAGCAACGTGGTTACTGGCCATTTGGTATGATTATGGGTATCAATTCTACTACTACAGCTGAAGAAAGAATTGCTATATGGATGTATCTTGAGTGGTTAAGCCAGCCAGATAACTTATTCTTCTTCCAAAATGGTGTAGAAGGTCAAAACTATACTTTCAATGAAGAAGGTTTAGCAGTTAAGACTCCAGACTTTGCAGGAGAATCTAAACTTTCTAATAACAACAACAAAGACTACTGGTGTTTAGTAGTAGAGAGTGCTCAATACTCAAATCAAGATTTAAACTACAAGGCTAATATCGCAAACTGGGCTCCAGCTGGATATGAGTATATTATTGAAGATGCATATAAGGATTATATTGCTAATTTAGAGTATATGACTCCAGATGCAATTTTCTTAGATACCATTCAGTCTGTTGCAGAGTTTAAGTCTGATCTAAATGATCTTTTTAAAGAGCTTTATGTAAAGTGTACTATGGCTCCAGAAGCTGATTTTGAAAATGTTTATAAGAAAGCTTGTGAAGATTACTTAGCAGCTGGATATCAGACAATTCTTGATGAGAAACAAGCAGCTATCACAAGTGGTGGATACAACTAG
- a CDS encoding glycoside hydrolase family 88/105 protein, translating to MLKIEYDRENILEVIDRVVKKTMTMDMTWDWPCGVAYYGISEAYRVTKNEEYINLLKQWTDEYIALGLPNWTVNTCAMGHCMITLYEATNDEKYWDIVMSKIDYIRNKALRFGDNVLQHTVSVNNDFPEQAWADTLFMAAFFLLRVGVKLKDPDMIDDALNQYYWHIQYLQEPRTSLWYHGYNNINKDHMSGFYWGRANAWAAYTMSQVSKRLPEPYLYPNYMEIDCALRDQLAALKLLQTKDGLWRTILDDEESYEEVSASCGIAAAMVTNQNPLHTKYIQKALDGILKNISEDGRVLNVSGGTAVMKDREGYRNVPKTWMQGWGQGLALSFLSALVDDSQKLF from the coding sequence ATGTTAAAAATTGAGTATGACAGAGAAAATATATTAGAAGTAATTGACCGTGTTGTGAAAAAAACGATGACAATGGATATGACATGGGATTGGCCTTGTGGAGTTGCTTATTATGGAATAAGTGAGGCTTATCGCGTTACAAAAAATGAAGAATATATCAATCTATTAAAACAATGGACAGATGAATACATTGCACTTGGTTTACCTAATTGGACAGTAAATACCTGTGCAATGGGACACTGTATGATTACATTATATGAAGCAACTAATGATGAAAAATATTGGGATATTGTCATGAGCAAAATTGATTATATTCGTAATAAAGCGTTACGTTTTGGCGATAATGTACTTCAACATACCGTATCCGTTAATAATGATTTTCCAGAACAAGCATGGGCAGATACTTTATTTATGGCAGCATTTTTCTTGTTGCGTGTAGGCGTGAAATTAAAGGATCCTGATATGATCGATGATGCACTTAATCAGTATTATTGGCATATTCAATATTTACAAGAGCCAAGAACAAGTCTTTGGTATCATGGTTATAACAATATCAATAAAGATCATATGTCAGGATTTTATTGGGGACGTGCCAATGCTTGGGCAGCTTATACAATGTCACAGGTTAGTAAAAGACTTCCTGAACCATATTTATATCCAAACTATATGGAAATTGACTGCGCACTACGTGACCAACTAGCAGCTCTTAAACTCTTACAGACAAAAGATGGCTTATGGAGAACAATTCTTGATGATGAAGAGTCCTACGAAGAAGTATCTGCAAGCTGTGGAATCGCAGCAGCAATGGTAACAAACCAAAATCCACTTCACACCAAATATATTCAAAAAGCACTTGATGGTATTCTTAAAAACATATCAGAAGATGGTAGAGTACTTAATGTTTCTGGCGGAACAGCAGTAATGAAAGACAGAGAAGGTTACCGTAATGTACCTAAGACCTGGATGCAGGGATGGGGTCAAGGTTTAGCACTTTCGTTCTTATCCGCACTTGTGGACGATAGCCAGAAATTATTTTAG
- the gnpA gene encoding 1,3-beta-galactosyl-N-acetylhexosamine phosphorylase translates to MEQQKEITKGGFTLPGEAGFEKLTLELANRWGADVIRDSDGTELSDDILNAGYGIYSTICLIRDHNAWAKANIDKLQQTFLVTSPVVANSETLTIDLMEGFFKEQFLVNDSEEALEYWQVYDRTTETLLQKESWSYHPQNQTVVLTGICPWHKYTVSFMAYRIWEEISMYNHTTNNWNKEHLMQIDPIHKETQEYLLTWMDDWCKKHEQTTVVRFTSMFYNFVWMWGSNEKNRYLFSDWASYDFTVSPHALKLFEEEYGYVLTAEDFIHQGKFHVTHMPADKHKLDWMEFINNFVVDFGKKLIDIVHNYGKLAYVFYDDSWVGVEPYHKNFEKFGFDGLIKCVFSGFEVRLCAGVKVNTHELRLHPYLFPVGLGGAPTFMEGGNPTLDAKNYWISVRRALLREPIDRIGLGGYLHLVEDFPDFTDYIEKIANEFRRIKELHNAGKPMALKPRIAVLHSWGSLRSWTLSGHFHETYMHDLIHINESLSGLPFDVKFINFEDINQGALEEVDVVINAGIMGSAWTGGQAWEDQEIIERLTRFVYEGKAFIGVNEPSALTGYDTLYRMAHVLGVDMDLGDRVSHGRYSFTEEPVEELEFAECGPKAKRNIYLTDGLAKVLKEENGIPVMTSYEFGRGRGIYLASYEHSIKNARTLLNIILYAAGESFHQEGITNNVYTECAYYEKDKILVMINNSNTLQESSVTIKGRTYTKDIPAFDTVILPLE, encoded by the coding sequence GTGGAACAACAAAAGGAGATTACCAAAGGTGGATTCACGCTTCCTGGCGAAGCCGGGTTTGAGAAGTTAACATTAGAACTTGCAAATAGATGGGGAGCTGATGTTATTCGTGATAGTGATGGAACTGAGTTATCAGATGATATTTTAAATGCTGGATACGGAATCTATTCCACCATCTGTTTGATAAGAGATCATAACGCTTGGGCGAAAGCTAATATAGACAAATTACAGCAGACTTTTCTGGTTACAAGTCCTGTAGTAGCTAATTCGGAAACTTTAACAATAGATTTGATGGAAGGCTTTTTTAAAGAGCAGTTTTTAGTAAATGATAGTGAGGAAGCCCTAGAGTACTGGCAGGTTTATGATAGAACGACAGAAACCCTTCTTCAGAAAGAGAGCTGGAGCTATCATCCACAGAATCAAACCGTAGTTTTAACAGGCATCTGCCCATGGCATAAATATACGGTTAGTTTTATGGCTTACCGTATCTGGGAAGAAATCTCAATGTATAACCATACTACAAACAATTGGAATAAAGAACATTTGATGCAAATAGATCCGATACATAAAGAAACTCAAGAGTATTTACTTACTTGGATGGATGACTGGTGTAAAAAACATGAACAGACGACAGTTGTTCGATTTACTTCTATGTTTTATAACTTCGTTTGGATGTGGGGAAGCAATGAGAAAAATCGATATCTATTCTCTGATTGGGCATCCTACGATTTTACAGTAAGCCCACATGCACTAAAGTTGTTTGAAGAAGAGTATGGGTATGTACTTACTGCAGAAGATTTTATTCATCAAGGTAAGTTCCATGTTACTCATATGCCGGCAGATAAACATAAGCTTGATTGGATGGAATTTATTAATAATTTCGTAGTAGACTTTGGCAAGAAATTAATTGACATTGTACATAACTATGGAAAATTAGCTTATGTATTTTATGATGATAGTTGGGTAGGTGTTGAGCCTTATCATAAAAACTTTGAAAAATTCGGTTTTGATGGTTTAATTAAATGTGTATTTTCAGGTTTTGAAGTAAGACTATGTGCTGGAGTTAAGGTTAATACCCATGAATTAAGACTTCATCCATATTTATTCCCAGTTGGCCTTGGTGGAGCTCCTACCTTTATGGAAGGTGGTAATCCAACACTAGATGCAAAGAACTACTGGATTAGTGTTCGAAGAGCCTTATTAAGGGAGCCAATTGATAGAATTGGTTTGGGAGGCTATCTTCACTTAGTGGAGGACTTCCCAGATTTTACTGACTATATAGAAAAAATAGCAAATGAGTTCCGCCGAATCAAAGAACTTCATAATGCGGGAAAACCAATGGCTCTAAAACCACGTATTGCGGTGCTTCATAGCTGGGGCTCACTACGTTCGTGGACATTATCTGGACATTTTCATGAGACCTATATGCATGATTTAATTCATATCAATGAAAGCTTATCTGGACTTCCATTCGATGTTAAGTTTATTAATTTTGAGGATATTAATCAAGGCGCTCTTGAGGAAGTTGACGTTGTAATTAATGCAGGAATTATGGGTTCTGCATGGACTGGGGGCCAAGCTTGGGAGGATCAGGAGATCATAGAACGCTTAACAAGATTTGTTTATGAAGGAAAAGCATTTATCGGGGTTAACGAACCAAGTGCTCTTACTGGTTATGATACACTATATCGTATGGCACACGTACTCGGCGTTGACATGGATCTAGGTGACCGCGTTTCTCATGGACGTTATAGTTTTACAGAAGAACCAGTAGAAGAATTAGAATTTGCGGAATGCGGACCAAAGGCAAAGAGAAACATTTATCTCACAGATGGTTTAGCAAAGGTTTTAAAAGAAGAGAATGGAATACCAGTTATGACTTCTTATGAATTTGGAAGAGGACGTGGTATCTATCTTGCTTCTTATGAACATTCTATTAAGAATGCTAGAACGCTTCTAAATATTATATTATATGCAGCAGGGGAATCCTTCCATCAAGAAGGAATTACAAACAATGTATATACAGAATGTGCTTATTACGAGAAAGATAAAATTCTTGTCATGATTAATAATAGCAATACCTTACAAGAATCATCTGTAACAATTAAAGGAAGAACATATACAAAGGATATTCCAGCATTCGATACCGTAATTCTTCCATTAGAATAG
- a CDS encoding ABC-F family ATP-binding cassette domain-containing protein, whose protein sequence is MIELGINNVSKYYGATKIFENITFDIKTGERIGLIGHNGCGKTTILKIMMDLEDYKEGDIHLRKGAKIGYLNQIPVYDEKIKTIEVIRAAFEQISIIKNQMNQLEIQFEKLKGTELEKAIHQYGNLSEQYELDGGYDLETRINKITEGLQITDNLKEMAFNNLSGGEKTRVVLAKILLEEPDILLLDEPTNHLDLETIGWLEGFLKEYKGSVLIISHDRYFLDSVVNKVVELEYSRANIYNGNYSYFVVEKERRFLIDYKNYQNQQKKIEQMENQIKRYRIWGEMRDSDKMFKRAKELEKRLEKMEVLGRPVLDSKKVRFNQDIVNRTGKFVLEVEDISKSFEEKTLLKNINLNIFYQDSACIIGKNGSGTLAEYEGTLLFVSHDRYFINKVADKIMEIEDYEINTYDGDYNYYLEEIKKKKDNSISGINSLIFKSNKVVQIKKSDDSIRSKNADALRIKRLALIEENIEKMEIKQKELENEMNMHNSDIKYLEDIFLEKQTIEKELEAIYEEWEELIYF, encoded by the coding sequence ATGATAGAATTAGGAATTAACAATGTATCAAAATATTACGGTGCAACAAAAATATTCGAGAACATTACATTTGACATAAAAACCGGGGAAAGAATTGGTTTAATCGGTCATAATGGATGTGGGAAAACAACCATATTAAAAATCATGATGGACTTAGAAGATTATAAAGAAGGTGACATTCATCTTCGCAAGGGAGCAAAGATAGGATATTTGAATCAAATTCCTGTATATGATGAGAAAATAAAAACCATAGAAGTTATTCGCGCGGCTTTTGAGCAAATATCCATCATTAAGAATCAAATGAATCAATTAGAAATACAGTTTGAAAAATTAAAAGGAACTGAATTAGAGAAAGCAATCCACCAATATGGGAATTTATCTGAACAATATGAGCTAGATGGTGGTTATGATTTAGAAACCAGAATCAATAAGATAACAGAAGGATTACAAATTACTGATAATCTAAAAGAGATGGCCTTTAACAATTTAAGCGGAGGAGAGAAGACCAGAGTTGTCTTAGCTAAAATACTCTTAGAGGAACCAGATATATTACTGCTTGATGAACCTACCAATCATCTGGATCTAGAAACAATTGGCTGGCTGGAAGGGTTTTTAAAAGAGTATAAAGGTTCCGTGTTAATCATATCTCATGACAGATACTTTTTGGATAGTGTTGTGAATAAAGTAGTTGAATTGGAATATAGCAGAGCTAATATTTATAACGGTAATTATAGCTACTTTGTGGTCGAAAAAGAAAGAAGATTTCTTATCGATTATAAGAATTATCAAAACCAGCAAAAGAAAATAGAGCAAATGGAAAATCAAATCAAACGATACCGAATTTGGGGTGAAATGCGAGATAGTGATAAGATGTTTAAACGAGCGAAGGAGCTTGAAAAAAGACTAGAAAAGATGGAAGTTCTGGGACGCCCTGTTCTTGATTCAAAGAAAGTCCGCTTTAATCAGGATATCGTGAATAGAACCGGGAAATTTGTTCTTGAGGTAGAGGATATCAGCAAATCTTTTGAAGAGAAAACATTACTTAAGAATATTAATCTAAATATTTTCTATCAGGACAGTGCCTGTATTATTGGAAAAAACGGCAGTGGAACTTTAGCAGAATATGAGGGAACTTTGCTTTTTGTTTCCCATGATAGGTATTTTATCAATAAGGTGGCAGATAAAATTATGGAGATTGAAGATTACGAGATCAACACCTATGATGGTGATTATAACTATTATCTGGAAGAGATTAAAAAGAAAAAAGATAACAGCATAAGCGGTATAAATAGTCTCATATTTAAATCAAATAAAGTGGTACAAATTAAAAAGTCAGATGATTCGATTCGTTCCAAGAATGCAGATGCGCTGAGAATCAAACGTTTAGCCCTGATTGAAGAAAACATAGAAAAGATGGAGATAAAACAAAAAGAACTAGAGAACGAAATGAACATGCATAACTCAGATATAAAATATCTGGAAGATATTTTCTTGGAAAAGCAAACTATTGAAAAAGAATTAGAAGCTATTTATGAAGAATGGGAAGAACTCATTTACTTTTGA